The Ralstonia sp. RRA genomic interval CACGTACACGCTGTGCTCCACCGTGTACTTGTAGGCGGGAAACGCGCGGAACGTGCCCCAGCTCGCAAAGCCCAGCAGCTTGCCCGAGGCATCGACCGCGCCCACCACCGGAAAGCCGCCCGCGCGCTTGGCAGCAAACCAGGTTTCCATGGCTTGCGGCGGGCGCGGCACATAGTCGTACAGCGCCGTGGAATTGACGATGGCCTCGTTCAGGATTTCAAGAATGGCTGACGCATGCTCGGCCTCGGTGCAGTCAATGAAGCGGATGTCGTCGTGGGGTGCGGGGGAAGTCATGCAAGCTCCAGTGCAGCGGTTCGATGATTTCCATCATACTGGATTTCATGTCCATTAAACTGGAATTCAAACCATGGGCGACGCAACAGGCCGTCCCCGGTTTTCGTGCCTGATCGCGCGTTCTATGCTGAAACGACAACGGGAGAACGCCCATGCCACAGTCGACCTTTTCCTACGTGACCTATATCCGCACCACACCTGAGAAGCTGTGGCATGCCCTGACCGACGCTGAATCCATGAAGCAATACTGGTTCGGCATGCGCTGTGAAAGCGAATGGACGGCGGGCGCTTCGTGGGCGCTGGTATCCGGCGATGGCGTGGTCTTCGACGACGGCGAGATCGTCGAAGCCGAGCCGCCCCGCCATCTGGTCATCCGCTGGCAGCACCAAACCAAACCCGAACTCAAAGCCGAGGGCCCATCGCTCTGCACGATGGAACTGGAGCTGAGCAGCACGGCAGTCAAGCTGACGATTACGCACACCATTGAGCGTGTGCCTTCGAAGCTGATCGAAGCCGTGTCGGGTGGCTGGCCGAAGATCCTATCCAACCTGAAGTCGTTGCTGGAGACGGGGGCCATTGCGCTGGAGGAGGCCTATCCGTCCAAGAGCGCCCAGCCTCAACAAGCGTGAGTGACATGCGATAAAAAAAGCGCGCCTTCCAAGGAAAGGCGCGCCGTGGCTGACTGCCCGTTCAGGCGATCAGTCTTCGTCCGCAACGATGTTGCCGCGACGCCCGAAACCATGCAGCGGGTCGATACGCTCAACGCGGTCCAGCGTCGCATATGGGTCTTCCAGTTGCGCATGCGCGCCAAACGCATGCAGGCTCCGACGGCGCTCCGAGGTGCGGTCTGCCGCATGCACCGCGGGGCGAGCACGGCCATGCACCACAGCGCTCACACCGCCGTAGTGGCGCGCCATGCCTGGGCGCATCGCAAATGACTGTGCCGGCTCGGGGGGCTCCACCCAATCGTTGCGGCCCAGTTTGCCGCGATAACCGAAGCGATGAAATCCAGCGGCTTCCGCGGTGACAGTGTCGGCGGCCTTCACCACGTCGCGCCGCTGCGGTGCTTGCGGTGCCACTTCGGTCGCTTCGGCCGCATGGGGTGCGTGGGCCAGTGACGGCTCGGCACGATCGGCGCGGTCCACAACGATCACCGGGCTAGCGGAGAGCACCGGTTCGTCCGGGTCGTATTCGGGGCTGCGCGTGAACGGCGTGGCCGGCGCAGCGGTCCCTGCCGGTGCCGGGCGGCCAGACCACTCCTGCCACGAGCGCACGTGGGTGATATCGCCGTCGTCGTCATGGTCGACCACCAGCAGGCGCGTGTTGCGCGGGCGCTGCCACGCCGTCTGCTGGCCATGCAGCGCAGCACGCGAAGCCGCGGCGGTGGGCGTGAGGGTGGACGCAGGCGCGGGGGCCTTAGCGTGCGCCATCTTGCGGCGGATGGCGCGGTCCAGGCGCGAGAGAACCAACCACACCACCAGCACCGCGCCCATGCCGGCAATGATGTGGCTATACATGCGCAGCTGTTCGAACGGCAGGCCGCTTGGCCCCACGCTGCTGATGGAGTAGCCCACATACAGCCCCAGCAGCGCCCAGATCGAGATCACAAGAATCGGCCGGAAGATACGGAACCACAGCACGTGATGCACGGTGCCGACAACACCCTTGTCCGAGAACGACTGTCGGATCGAATTGCGTGAAACGTCAATGACAAGTGCGGTCATGGCGAATTCCCCTGTTGTTGTACGCCCCGGTCGGGGCTGGTCCAGCGGGCGCGGGCGCGCGTGCGCTGGAAAGCGACGGCCGGAAAGCCGACCACCGTGGTGATGAGGTTGAGAATCCAGAACGCCACCGGATACCAGACGGTATCGACGAAGTAGCGCAGGATGCCGTCGTCGTAGCGGCGGTCGATAAAGCAGCCGACCAGCAACTGCAGCACGCACGTGATGAACAGCAGCGTGCCGTGCCAGCGTGGGAAGGCCTCCATGCGCCATTCGGGTGCCATGTCGACGAAGAAGCCAAGCACCGACCACGTGATGACCAGCAGCATGTTGTACGCCCACACGACCGACAGCGCGTACTCGAAGAAGATCGGCCACATCATCGATTGCCGCAGGCTCAGCATGGCCGGCGCGTACTTGATCAGCGCCTGGATACCGCCCTTGGCCCAGCGCAGCCGCTGCTTGTACAGGCCGCGGAAGGTCTCAGGCATCAGGATCCACGACAGCGCGCGCGGCTCGTAGCGGATGATCCACCCGCCCACCTGCAGCTTCCAGCTGATGTCGATGTCTTCCGTAAGCATGTCGTTGCTCCAGTAGCCCACTTCTTCGATGGCGTGCTTGCGGAACATCACGACCACACCCGACACCGTCAGCAAGCGCCCGTAGATTTGCTGCGTGCGCTTGATGAGCCCCACGATCGACGAAAACTCACCCACCTGCATACGCCCCAGCAACGTGGAGCGTGTGCGAATGCGCGGGTTGCCCGTCACGGCCCCGATGGTCGGGTTCTCCAGCAAATGGCGGATCATCCAGGCAATGGCATCCACATCGAGGATGGAGTCGCCATCGATGCACATCAGGTACTCGGCATCCGTAACCTGCGCGGCGGTGGTCAGCCCAATCGCCTTGCCTTGGTTGGACGACTGATGGATCACCAGCAACTGCGGGTACTGCGCGGCGAGTTCGTTCAGGCGCTCGCCGGTGCGGTCGGAGCTGCCGTCGTTAACGGCAATGATGTCGAAGTTCGGATAGCGCATGCGGGCGAGGTGGCTGATCACCTCGCGCACGTTGGCCTCTTCGTTGTAGCAGGGCACGATGATCGACACCTTGGGGTAACTCTTCACCCCCAGCAGCGCAAGCGGATGCTGCACGCGCGCGGTGCCGCGCTCCAGCAGGAAGTAGTGCAGCAGCCCCCCGATCATCCAGAAGTACGACATGAAGAACGGGTAGTAGAAGACGAAGCCCGAGACCCAGCGCTTGGCGATCAGCAAGTCCACCATGTCAGCCTCCCGCCTTGTTGTTGGCCGGAGCAGCAGCGCCCGCCGCAGCCTCGGTTGCTACCGGGCTCTTGCTTGCCGGTGCCGCCTGAGCACTCGGCGGCTGGGTCTTCGGCAACGCGCCGTTGATCTTCTCGGCGCTGGGCGGCGCACTGCGCGTTTCGATATAGCTCTTGAGCGACATCACATCGCGCAGCACCTCGGTGTCGGGCCGCCCGGCAATGAAGTCGTCCGGGTAGTAGCCGTAGTTCAGGGCACCGGCAGCACGCAGGTGGCTCATCTGCTCGTGCAGCTCTGCACTCGGGATGGGCTTGTCCTTGTTACGCCAGTCCACGGCCTGCAGCTCGAAGATGGTCTTGCGCAAACCATCCTTGTGCTTGGCCACGGCTGCCGTCAGCTTCTTCATCCAGTCCCTCGGATCCTTGGCCTCTTCCATGTAGGGCATGGCTTCAAGCGCAACGTAGTCGTAGGCCTGCAGGAAGTCGTCATAGTTCTGCGCCGTCCAGGTTTCGGCCTTCGGATCGAGCACGGGGCCCGCGAAGATGTTGCGCGCGGTCAGCATGTCGCGGCCGTTCTGGTAGCCCTGCGCCACCGAGATCAGCTCGTGCGAGAACGCGATCAGCGCGGCGGTCTTGCCGCGTGTCCACTTCTGCATCAACTCGGGCGACTGGCGGATCTGGTTGATGTCGCCCGGCAGACCCATCGCCTGGTAGGCCTTGAGTGCGGCGGGGCTGGCGTCTTCATAGTCATCGAGCACGCCGTCGTCGTGGAAGAGAATGCCGTCGATGATGGCGTTCTTGGCCAGGTCCTCGTAAATGTCGCCGATCATCTTGCGTGCTTCCGGATCAAACGGCGACAGGCGCGGCGGCTTGACCGTGCCCGGCTTTTGCGGTGCGCCCGGCAAGGATTGCACAAGGTGCGTGGCGGCCGGGTTGTTGGCCGGCAGCTTGAACGACAGCATCGGCAGCCAGGCGTACACCTCCACCTTGGCACGGGTCTTCAACTGCCACGACACGCGCGAGAAGAGGTCGGCACGCATCGGCATGTGGCGGTTCGGGAAGTACACAGACTCCACGGCGCCGTTGCCCTTCGCGTCTGCATAGGCCTGCAGGTAGACCGCCCGCGGTGCCAGGTCCTTGATGCGGTCGATCAACTTGCCGAGGTTGGCTTCCTGCTGCTTCGGGTCAGGGTCGTAGATGTAATCCATGTCGACCTGCACGACGCGCTGCACGGGGTTGATCTCACCGTGGTGGGTGACCGGTTCGCGCAACGAGCGCTCCAGGTTACCGGTGGTGGTGTCGTAGCCCATCAGGCTACGGCGGATGGCGGTGAGCGGTACGTCCGGCGTATTCGGGCCCGGCTCCAGCGTGAGCATGTACTTCAGGCCCACGTTGGCCGCTTCCTGGTCAAGGATCACGTTATGCGCACCGTACGGCCAGACCACGGTGTGCACCTTGGCGCCGATGTTCTTCTGGATGATGTCGACGCTGCGCTGCAGATCATCACGCACGCGCTTGCGATACTCGTCGTCGGTCTCATACCGGCCCATCTTGGGCAGATATTCGTGCGTGCTGGCGGCCGGCAATTCGTTGCCCTGTGGGTTGCCCAGAACGCCGTGGTGCAGGTCGTGCGTGTGGGTGGCGAATTCCGCCAGGCCCGAGGCCTGCATCTCTCGGATCTGATTCCAGTTCATGAAGAAGTCGCGGTCGACGATCTGCTTGTCCGACAGCTTGACCTTGGCCCCCGGAGGCGCGTTGGTCCACTCCGTCACCAGCCCGAACACGGCCGGGAAGCGGAACTGCTTGAGCAGCGGGAAGACCTTCGCGTAGTGGCTTTCGTAGCCATCATCAAAGGTCAGCAGCACTGGCCGTTTGGGCAGTGGCTTGCCGCCGCGGCGCGCCTCGTCAATCTGCGCCAGCGTCACCGGGTGGTAGCCGTTGGCCTGCAGCCAGCTGAACATGTTGGTGAGTGCCTTGGTGTCGATGGCAAACGCATCGGGCAGCGTCTCGAAGCTGGCGCGCAGGTTGTCGCGAATATCGTGGAAGCAGAGCACGCGGTACGTCTTGCCGTCGTCCGGATCGGGCTTAGGCAGGAAGTCCACCTGCAGCGCGGCAGCCGGACGGATGGCGGCGGTCAGCGTCATCGCCGCAATCAAGACCATCCAGCCGAAGAATCGTCGCAATGACGTTTGTCGGAGAGCTTGCATGGGCATCAGAGGGGAATATTGAGGTTCAGATAGAGGAACTTGCGGTTCTCAGGCTGGCCGTCATAGCGATGGCGCCCGTAACCGATCCCATACGAGACCTGCGTCTTGCGGTTGATCTGCCAGACGTGCTCAAGCCGTGCCTCATACATCGGGCTGTTGCCGAACGACTGCTGGTTGTACATACCGCCGGTCAGGTACACGCGCTGCGTGAACGACTTGTCGGCATAGCGCCAGGGCGTCCACGACCAGATGGCAGTGGCCGTGCCGCTGTAGTCGCGTGATGGGCTGAAATAGTTCAGGCCCGTCATGGTGTTGGTACTGGTATCGGCCCCCAACAGCACGCCCACCGTGTGGCGCGGCGAAGTGAACACCTGCTGATAGAAGTTCGCAGCCACGCGCTTGCGGAAGTTGTCATCTGAATAGCGCGACATGCCGTACGTCAACGATGCGTAGCGCGTTTCATCCCAGGTGTAGCGCACGTTGCCGCTCACGGTCTTGCCGGTCACGCCCACCTGGTACGCCTTGTAGGGCACCTCCAGGTCATCGGTGGTGACCAGGCCCGACACCTTCCAGTGGTCGCTCGGCAACCAGGTGGCGTCGAGGGTGCCGCCCGTCTTGCCGGCCGCACCCACCGATTGGTGCACCTCGCCGTTCACCTCAATGCCGGTGTCGAACCACTGCACGCCCGCACCGTTGCGTACGCGGCTTTGCGATGCGCCATCAAACTGCGCCTTGCCCACAAAGCTATCGAAGAACAGGCGGTAGTGATCGGCAAACGGGCTGCTGTAGACCTTGGTGTTGACGCCGTACTCGTTGTTGGCAAACACCGAATTGCCCTTGTCGGCCGTGGACTGGATGATGAGCTGCGGGCTCTGGTAGACATCCAGGTCCTTGTTCAGCGCATTGATCGAGCCGTTCTCCGGAAAGCGCTCGCCCAGCCCGTTGGCGACATCCTTGGCGGTCTTGAGGTCATCCACCGCAAGCGAGGCACGCCCATAACCCGAGACCACGCTCAGATCATCCGGGTGCTCCGCCAGCGCAGTTTTGTACATCTCGCGCGAGCGATAGGGCTCGGCCTGCACCATCGCACCGTCGGCACGTGCACTCACCAGCGACGCGGAGAACGGCGCCTCATGCCGCCACTTGTCCATCTCGGCAATACCCTGGTGCGTGCGGCCGGTCAGCACCAGGTATTGCGCCTCCAGGCGCTTGACGCGTGAGTAGTCCGGGTTGGGCGTGCCGACTTCCGGTGCCAGGCGCACGTACTCGGGGTTGTCGGCCTTCATTTTGTCGAGCAGTGCGCGGGCCTCTTCAAAGCGGCCGGTATCCAGCAGCGCATAGAACAGGCCTTCCTGCACGTCACCGGTTTCGATCTCGCCGGGGCCGGCGTCTTTCAACGCCTGCGCGTAGGCGGCAGCAGCCTTGTCCGGCGTATCAAGATAGGCGTAGGCATCGCCCGCGGCCACGCGCGTGTAGGCGGGCACCTTGCCTGCCTGCGACATCTCTTCGTAGCGCTTGACGGCATCCTTCATGCGCCCGCGGGACGCCAGCGCTACCACCTCGTCGGCGACGATCTCCTGGCGGAACTCGGCGTTCTCCTTCGTATCGGGCACCTTCTTGATCAGCGCTTCGATCTCGGCCACCGCCTGGTCGATGATGACAAAGCGCTCAGGCCCCTGGATGGACTTCATCTGCTGACGGCCCCACCGGATGCGCTGCGCGGCGGCCGCATGATCGACATGCCAGGACTCGGCTTCCATGAACCAGTCCGGGTGCTCACGCAAATGCTCCTGCGCCAGCGTGGCCGCACCTTCGCGGGACTCGCGCTGGACTTCGTTGCGGAAGGCCTCGCGATCGGTCGGCATCGGGCCTGCGGGGGCGTTCTCCGGCTGGTTGGCAGTGGCATGGGTAGCCGCAGCGTTGGCGGCTTCGGGAGACACCTGCAGCGGCTCCAACGCACCCGGGCCTTGGGCGCTGGGGCCTGCGGGCATGGGTGGTGCAGCGTCGGTCGAGTGGGTGCCCGGCGGCAGGATCACCGTGGGTGATGGTGGCGGTGCGGGCGGCGCCATGTCGGCGCCGGGCATGGGCGATGGGGCCTGCTGTGCGGGCGCGGCCGGCGCCGCGGCGTTGGCATCGGCCGGGGCGGGTTGCTGCGCCTGCGCCACCAGCCTTGCATTGGCGGGCGAAGCCGGCAGACCGTTCGAGCCGGTGGGAGCGGCAGCGG includes:
- a CDS encoding GNAT family N-acetyltransferase; translation: MTSPAPHDDIRFIDCTEAEHASAILEILNEAIVNSTALYDYVPRPPQAMETWFAAKRAGGFPVVGAVDASGKLLGFASWGTFRAFPAYKYTVEHSVYVHHECRGRKLGERLLRELIRRAKEKQVHVLVGCIDAANGASIGLHTRLGFMHAGTVKEAGFKFGRWLDAAFYQLNLEMPEQPVDG
- a CDS encoding SRPBCC family protein; translated protein: MPQSTFSYVTYIRTTPEKLWHALTDAESMKQYWFGMRCESEWTAGASWALVSGDGVVFDDGEIVEAEPPRHLVIRWQHQTKPELKAEGPSLCTMELELSSTAVKLTITHTIERVPSKLIEAVSGGWPKILSNLKSLLETGAIALEEAYPSKSAQPQQA
- a CDS encoding PgaD family protein — encoded protein: MTALVIDVSRNSIRQSFSDKGVVGTVHHVLWFRIFRPILVISIWALLGLYVGYSISSVGPSGLPFEQLRMYSHIIAGMGAVLVVWLVLSRLDRAIRRKMAHAKAPAPASTLTPTAAASRAALHGQQTAWQRPRNTRLLVVDHDDDGDITHVRSWQEWSGRPAPAGTAAPATPFTRSPEYDPDEPVLSASPVIVVDRADRAEPSLAHAPHAAEATEVAPQAPQRRDVVKAADTVTAEAAGFHRFGYRGKLGRNDWVEPPEPAQSFAMRPGMARHYGGVSAVVHGRARPAVHAADRTSERRRSLHAFGAHAQLEDPYATLDRVERIDPLHGFGRRGNIVADED
- the pgaC gene encoding poly-beta-1,6-N-acetyl-D-glucosamine synthase, with translation MVDLLIAKRWVSGFVFYYPFFMSYFWMIGGLLHYFLLERGTARVQHPLALLGVKSYPKVSIIVPCYNEEANVREVISHLARMRYPNFDIIAVNDGSSDRTGERLNELAAQYPQLLVIHQSSNQGKAIGLTTAAQVTDAEYLMCIDGDSILDVDAIAWMIRHLLENPTIGAVTGNPRIRTRSTLLGRMQVGEFSSIVGLIKRTQQIYGRLLTVSGVVVMFRKHAIEEVGYWSNDMLTEDIDISWKLQVGGWIIRYEPRALSWILMPETFRGLYKQRLRWAKGGIQALIKYAPAMLSLRQSMMWPIFFEYALSVVWAYNMLLVITWSVLGFFVDMAPEWRMEAFPRWHGTLLFITCVLQLLVGCFIDRRYDDGILRYFVDTVWYPVAFWILNLITTVVGFPAVAFQRTRARARWTSPDRGVQQQGNSP
- the pgaB gene encoding poly-beta-1,6-N-acetyl-D-glucosamine N-deacetylase PgaB, giving the protein MVLIAAMTLTAAIRPAAALQVDFLPKPDPDDGKTYRVLCFHDIRDNLRASFETLPDAFAIDTKALTNMFSWLQANGYHPVTLAQIDEARRGGKPLPKRPVLLTFDDGYESHYAKVFPLLKQFRFPAVFGLVTEWTNAPPGAKVKLSDKQIVDRDFFMNWNQIREMQASGLAEFATHTHDLHHGVLGNPQGNELPAASTHEYLPKMGRYETDDEYRKRVRDDLQRSVDIIQKNIGAKVHTVVWPYGAHNVILDQEAANVGLKYMLTLEPGPNTPDVPLTAIRRSLMGYDTTTGNLERSLREPVTHHGEINPVQRVVQVDMDYIYDPDPKQQEANLGKLIDRIKDLAPRAVYLQAYADAKGNGAVESVYFPNRHMPMRADLFSRVSWQLKTRAKVEVYAWLPMLSFKLPANNPAATHLVQSLPGAPQKPGTVKPPRLSPFDPEARKMIGDIYEDLAKNAIIDGILFHDDGVLDDYEDASPAALKAYQAMGLPGDINQIRQSPELMQKWTRGKTAALIAFSHELISVAQGYQNGRDMLTARNIFAGPVLDPKAETWTAQNYDDFLQAYDYVALEAMPYMEEAKDPRDWMKKLTAAVAKHKDGLRKTIFELQAVDWRNKDKPIPSAELHEQMSHLRAAGALNYGYYPDDFIAGRPDTEVLRDVMSLKSYIETRSAPPSAEKINGALPKTQPPSAQAAPASKSPVATEAAAGAAAPANNKAGG
- the pgaA gene encoding poly-beta-1,6 N-acetyl-D-glucosamine export porin PgaA encodes the protein MNTYEPILSGQPCASTASAWHPRRCAIAGATVVLVGTAPMAVHAAATTNDASNTATRNLIDAELAELNGSTTAAAAPTGSNGLPASPANARLVAQAQQPAPADANAAAPAAPAQQAPSPMPGADMAPPAPPPSPTVILPPGTHSTDAAPPMPAGPSAQGPGALEPLQVSPEAANAAATHATANQPENAPAGPMPTDREAFRNEVQRESREGAATLAQEHLREHPDWFMEAESWHVDHAAAAQRIRWGRQQMKSIQGPERFVIIDQAVAEIEALIKKVPDTKENAEFRQEIVADEVVALASRGRMKDAVKRYEEMSQAGKVPAYTRVAAGDAYAYLDTPDKAAAAYAQALKDAGPGEIETGDVQEGLFYALLDTGRFEEARALLDKMKADNPEYVRLAPEVGTPNPDYSRVKRLEAQYLVLTGRTHQGIAEMDKWRHEAPFSASLVSARADGAMVQAEPYRSREMYKTALAEHPDDLSVVSGYGRASLAVDDLKTAKDVANGLGERFPENGSINALNKDLDVYQSPQLIIQSTADKGNSVFANNEYGVNTKVYSSPFADHYRLFFDSFVGKAQFDGASQSRVRNGAGVQWFDTGIEVNGEVHQSVGAAGKTGGTLDATWLPSDHWKVSGLVTTDDLEVPYKAYQVGVTGKTVSGNVRYTWDETRYASLTYGMSRYSDDNFRKRVAANFYQQVFTSPRHTVGVLLGADTSTNTMTGLNYFSPSRDYSGTATAIWSWTPWRYADKSFTQRVYLTGGMYNQQSFGNSPMYEARLEHVWQINRKTQVSYGIGYGRHRYDGQPENRKFLYLNLNIPL